One part of the Vitis riparia cultivar Riparia Gloire de Montpellier isolate 1030 chromosome 8, EGFV_Vit.rip_1.0, whole genome shotgun sequence genome encodes these proteins:
- the LOC117921021 gene encoding low temperature-induced protein lt101.2 has product MGTATFLEVLLAILLPPVGVFLRYGCGVEFWIDLLLTILGYIPGILYALYVLVSL; this is encoded by the exons ATGGGCACAGCAACCTTCCTGGAAGTCTTGCTGGCCATTCTCCTTCCCCCTGTCGGCGTCTTCCTCCGCTATGGCTGTGGG GTGGAGTTCTGGATAGACTTGCTGCTAACCATTCTGGGCTACATTCCAGGAATCCTATATGCGCTCTATGTGCTGGTTAGTTTATAG